In the Qipengyuania pelagi genome, one interval contains:
- a CDS encoding tetratricopeptide repeat protein, producing the protein MISSPDILRRVLAGMCAVGILAALGACEEAAPPQSALDKARQALARGDGIAAEEQLRASLREAGAPKDVAAYLGEAALLQDDLVTARHWLQPDNFSAATAWHGYRMLGRLEMREGNLSVAGAAFDQALSIDADRADLWIDIGHLRYRGGEQVQAIAAADRALAIDPDSAAALQFRAQLVRDAYGPLAALPWLERALEVAPDDLDLKTDYAANLGEVGRASDALAVLREVADQAPKAPRLLYLQAVIAARGGNLPLARDLYLRAPVQDRETPAGQMLGGILDLELGHHASAAQTFARLAAAQPDNRQVARLFAKALSLSGGERELIARFAARDGRSSPYTGTLIARALETLDRRAEAATYLDAAARPGRLAIAPLASNRPVEAARYGDLSSGLALRDYLRAMVATGRLAEGAGQARLFARRFPGSSDAQNLLGDALLAHGETGSAIAAYREAALVRTDWPLMKRLIAAYQRGGAQKAARASLRAYLEGGAREPMAAALYGEWLARDGEFQQAVAMLDSALAHGSGRDPSVLTLRSEIAARAGDDEAASEFAWRAYSLQPMYAPAIRAVIATTQDDAVRQRLQAKLARLR; encoded by the coding sequence ATGATCTCCAGCCCTGATATCCTCCGCCGGGTTCTGGCCGGAATGTGCGCGGTCGGCATTCTCGCTGCGCTGGGCGCGTGCGAGGAAGCCGCTCCGCCGCAATCCGCGCTCGACAAGGCGCGGCAGGCGCTTGCCCGTGGAGACGGCATCGCAGCCGAGGAACAGTTGCGGGCCAGCCTGCGCGAAGCGGGCGCGCCCAAGGATGTGGCGGCCTATCTGGGCGAGGCGGCCCTGCTTCAGGACGATCTCGTCACCGCGCGACACTGGCTGCAACCGGACAATTTCTCGGCTGCGACGGCGTGGCATGGCTATCGTATGCTCGGCAGGCTCGAAATGCGCGAGGGAAACCTATCGGTCGCCGGTGCCGCTTTCGATCAGGCGCTTTCGATCGATGCGGATCGGGCGGATTTGTGGATCGATATCGGCCATCTGCGGTATCGCGGCGGCGAACAGGTTCAGGCCATCGCGGCGGCGGATCGCGCGCTCGCAATTGATCCCGACAGCGCGGCGGCCCTCCAGTTTCGCGCCCAGCTGGTTCGTGATGCCTATGGTCCGCTCGCCGCGCTTCCGTGGCTTGAACGTGCACTGGAGGTCGCGCCCGACGATCTGGACCTCAAGACCGATTACGCGGCCAATCTGGGCGAGGTAGGCCGGGCGAGCGATGCGCTGGCCGTCTTGCGCGAAGTGGCGGACCAAGCGCCCAAGGCGCCGCGCCTGCTCTACCTCCAGGCGGTGATCGCGGCGCGGGGCGGTAATTTGCCGCTCGCGCGCGATCTCTATCTTCGTGCGCCGGTCCAGGATCGCGAGACGCCTGCGGGTCAGATGCTCGGCGGCATCCTCGATCTCGAACTCGGGCACCATGCGAGCGCGGCACAGACCTTTGCGCGCCTTGCCGCGGCCCAGCCCGATAACCGCCAGGTCGCGCGCCTTTTCGCCAAGGCCCTGTCGTTGAGCGGGGGCGAGCGCGAATTGATCGCCCGCTTCGCAGCGCGCGATGGGCGATCTTCGCCCTATACCGGGACATTGATCGCCCGCGCGCTCGAAACGCTCGATCGGCGCGCGGAAGCCGCGACCTATCTCGACGCCGCCGCGCGGCCCGGTAGGCTGGCTATCGCGCCGCTCGCGAGCAATCGCCCTGTCGAGGCGGCGCGATATGGCGACCTGAGCAGCGGGCTGGCGCTGCGCGATTATCTGCGCGCGATGGTCGCCACCGGCAGGCTCGCGGAGGGCGCAGGCCAGGCGAGACTCTTCGCCAGACGGTTTCCCGGATCGAGCGATGCGCAGAACCTGCTTGGCGATGCGCTGCTGGCGCATGGCGAGACCGGGTCGGCCATCGCCGCCTATCGCGAAGCTGCGCTGGTGCGCACGGACTGGCCGCTGATGAAGCGTCTGATCGCCGCCTATCAGCGGGGCGGAGCCCAGAAGGCGGCGCGGGCCAGCCTGCGGGCCTATCTCGAAGGCGGCGCGCGCGAGCCGATGGCGGCGGCGCTTTATGGCGAATGGCTGGCGCGCGATGGCGAATTTCAACAGGCAGTGGCAATGCTCGACAGTGCGCTGGCGCACGGATCGGGCCGCGATCCGTCGGTGCTGACCCTGCGTAGCGAGATCGCGGCGCGCGCTGGCGATGACGAGGCGGCGAGCGAATTTGCCTGGCGCGCCTACAGCCTCCAGCCGATGTATGCGCCCGCAATCCGCGCGGTGATCGCGACCACGCAAGACGATGCCGTGCGCCAGCGCCTTCAGGCGAAGCTCGCGCGCCTGCGATAA
- a CDS encoding bile acid:sodium symporter family protein translates to MALRSVISDPMLKMLAGAVALAAFLPVGDAGRPIADGVANAAVFVLFLLNGMRIARGEIARGLRNWRFLVPLILWVFGAMALAGWALEKVGAGLLPPMIAVGFLYLGALPSTVQSATSYTSIAQGNVGMSVISAALLNILGVFLTVPVFLLMGGSGEGAIGWETAERIALILLLPFAIGQVIQGWTKPFIARHQPKIVWIDRFVIALAVYVAFSGAVEQNIWSRVHPLGWLVLAGLVAAFLLVANLGAWFLGGALHLPHKDRVSFLFAGAQKSAAVGVPLATILFAPDVAGFIVVPLLLYHLFQLVVAAPVADRLRRMGAK, encoded by the coding sequence ATGGCTTTGCGCTCCGTTATTTCCGACCCGATGCTCAAGATGCTGGCCGGGGCCGTGGCGCTCGCCGCCTTTCTCCCCGTGGGTGATGCCGGGCGTCCGATCGCCGACGGCGTCGCCAATGCGGCGGTCTTCGTGCTGTTCCTGCTCAACGGGATGCGGATCGCGCGTGGCGAAATCGCGCGGGGCTTGCGCAATTGGCGCTTCCTCGTTCCGTTGATCCTGTGGGTATTCGGCGCCATGGCGCTTGCCGGTTGGGCGCTCGAAAAAGTCGGTGCGGGGCTGTTGCCGCCGATGATCGCAGTCGGGTTCCTTTATCTCGGCGCGCTGCCGTCGACGGTGCAATCGGCGACGTCCTATACCTCGATAGCGCAGGGCAATGTCGGTATGTCGGTGATTTCGGCGGCCCTGCTGAATATCCTCGGCGTGTTCCTGACCGTGCCGGTATTCCTCCTCATGGGCGGTTCGGGCGAAGGGGCGATCGGGTGGGAAACAGCGGAACGTATCGCGCTGATCCTCCTGTTACCGTTCGCGATCGGCCAGGTGATCCAGGGCTGGACCAAGCCCTTCATCGCGCGCCACCAGCCCAAGATCGTCTGGATCGACCGGTTCGTGATCGCGCTGGCGGTCTATGTCGCCTTTTCGGGCGCGGTCGAACAGAACATCTGGAGCCGGGTGCATCCGCTGGGCTGGCTCGTCCTTGCAGGACTTGTCGCCGCGTTTCTGCTCGTCGCCAATCTCGGTGCGTGGTTCCTCGGTGGGGCGCTGCACCTGCCGCACAAGGACCGGGTCTCGTTCCTGTTCGCGGGCGCGCAGAAGAGCGCGGCGGTCGGCGTGCCGCTCGCCACGATCCTGTTCGCGCCCGACGTGGCAGGCTTCATCGTCGTGCCGCTGCTGCTCTACCACCTGTTCCAGCTGGTGGTGGCGGCGCCCGTTGCGGATCGGCTCAGGCGGATGGGGGCGAAGTGA
- a CDS encoding DUF475 domain-containing protein: MQTLLQHYRGSLIFTAICLGLGVWLGFEQGQGWVGMLELMWIVVVLSILEISLSFDNAVVNATVLRDMSEKWQWRFLTWGIAIAVFGMRIVFPLAIVAIAANLGPIDALNLSLNDPERYEAIVSSAHIGIAGFGGAFLTMVGLNYFFDADKEVHWIAVVERFLVKVSVVKAAEIGLLLLALYFISLMLNDADALTFLVAGILGLVTYLVVDAIGTLLDLADKKKMAEGAVRSGLGGFLYLEVLDASFSFDGVIGAFALTNNMLVIALGLSIGAMFVRSMTIHLVRAGTLAQYRYLENGAFWAIIVLGAIMLLSAVFHIPETITGLLGATLIGISLYWSIRHNRKYGDSENEPVTSPPSA, encoded by the coding sequence ATGCAAACGCTTCTGCAACATTACCGCGGATCGCTGATCTTCACCGCCATCTGCCTGGGCCTCGGCGTCTGGCTCGGTTTCGAGCAGGGTCAGGGTTGGGTCGGGATGCTGGAGCTGATGTGGATCGTCGTGGTCCTCTCGATCCTCGAAATCTCGCTCTCGTTCGACAATGCCGTGGTCAACGCAACCGTGCTGCGCGACATGAGCGAGAAGTGGCAATGGCGCTTCCTCACCTGGGGGATTGCCATCGCGGTGTTCGGGATGCGGATCGTCTTCCCGCTGGCCATCGTGGCGATCGCCGCCAATCTCGGACCGATCGACGCGCTGAACCTCTCGCTGAACGATCCCGAACGCTACGAGGCGATCGTCAGCAGCGCACATATCGGAATCGCAGGCTTTGGCGGCGCCTTCCTGACCATGGTCGGCCTCAACTACTTCTTCGATGCCGATAAGGAAGTCCACTGGATCGCGGTGGTGGAGCGGTTCCTCGTCAAGGTCTCTGTCGTCAAGGCGGCGGAGATCGGCCTGCTTCTGCTGGCGCTCTATTTCATCTCGCTCATGCTGAACGATGCGGACGCGCTGACCTTCCTCGTTGCGGGCATTCTCGGGCTGGTCACTTATCTGGTGGTCGATGCGATCGGGACCCTGCTCGACCTCGCCGACAAGAAGAAGATGGCCGAAGGCGCGGTGCGTTCGGGCCTCGGCGGGTTTCTCTACCTCGAAGTACTCGATGCGAGCTTTTCCTTCGATGGCGTCATCGGTGCCTTCGCGCTGACCAACAATATGCTCGTCATCGCCCTCGGCCTCTCGATCGGAGCGATGTTCGTCCGTTCGATGACGATCCATCTGGTCCGCGCGGGCACGCTGGCGCAGTATCGCTATCTCGAAAACGGAGCGTTCTGGGCGATCATCGTCCTCGGCGCGATCATGCTGTTGTCCGCCGTGTTCCACATTCCCGAGACGATCACCGGATTGCTGGGCGCGACTCTGATCGGGATCTCGCTGTACTGGTCGATCCGGCACAATCGCAAATATGGCGACAGCGAGAACGAGCCGGTCACTTCGCCCCCATCCGCCTGA
- the panB gene encoding 3-methyl-2-oxobutanoate hydroxymethyltransferase, which translates to MSTTFQIDTSTSRANPTPAPMKRLTVPKIRARKTDGETGEPLVMLTAYTARQAQLLDSHCDLLLVGDSLGQVIYGLPSTVPVTLDMMANHAAAVVRGSYHAVVVVDMPFGSYEASKEQAFESAARLMKESGAAAVKLEGGEQMAETVAFLTQRGIPVMGHVGLTPQAVNVLGGYAARGRSDAEADKIVGDAEALDRAGAFAIVIEGVVEPIAIAATEAVSCPTIGIGASARCDGQVLVAEDMLGMFERVPRFVKKYEDLAGIIEKTAAKYAEEVRARRFPGEDQTYQPKA; encoded by the coding sequence ATGTCCACCACGTTCCAGATCGACACCTCGACCAGCCGCGCCAATCCCACGCCCGCGCCGATGAAGCGGCTGACCGTGCCGAAGATCCGCGCGCGCAAGACCGATGGCGAGACGGGCGAGCCGCTGGTGATGCTGACCGCCTATACCGCACGGCAGGCGCAACTGCTCGACAGCCATTGCGACCTGTTGCTCGTCGGGGATTCGCTCGGCCAGGTTATCTACGGCCTGCCTTCTACCGTCCCCGTCACGCTCGACATGATGGCGAACCACGCCGCCGCCGTGGTGCGGGGAAGCTATCATGCGGTCGTCGTCGTCGACATGCCGTTCGGGTCCTACGAAGCCTCCAAGGAACAGGCCTTCGAAAGCGCGGCGCGGCTGATGAAGGAAAGCGGCGCGGCGGCGGTGAAGCTGGAAGGGGGCGAACAGATGGCCGAAACGGTCGCCTTCCTGACCCAGCGCGGCATTCCCGTGATGGGCCATGTCGGGCTGACGCCGCAGGCGGTCAACGTCCTTGGCGGCTATGCCGCGCGCGGGCGCAGCGATGCCGAAGCCGACAAGATCGTCGGCGATGCCGAGGCGCTGGACCGCGCGGGCGCTTTCGCCATCGTCATCGAAGGCGTGGTCGAACCGATCGCCATCGCCGCGACCGAGGCGGTATCTTGCCCCACGATTGGGATCGGCGCATCGGCCCGTTGCGACGGGCAGGTGCTGGTCGCCGAAGACATGCTCGGCATGTTCGAACGTGTGCCGCGCTTCGTGAAGAAATACGAAGACCTCGCCGGCATTATAGAGAAGACGGCCGCGAAGTACGCCGAGGAAGTGCGCGCACGGCGCTTTCCCGGCGAAGACCAGACCTATCAGCCCAAGGCCTGA
- a CDS encoding sodium-dependent transporter, with protein MVASTTTGEGWSSRTAFILAAVGAAVGLGNIWRFPTLAGESGGGAFVIVYIACVFLLGLPLVLAEIFIGRAGQTDAVGSIRKVAAQSKAGPGWAIFGAIGAIAAFLILSFYSVVAGWVLYYAGVLGADFLQAIGQGDPFRGALQGESQAMIQGRLSDMFASVPLLLVMHLAFMGLTVFIIARGVHSGIEKAATYLMPIFFVLLVGLVIYGAIEGDIGEAFAFLFTPDWSKLTPAVINSALGQALFSLSLGVAGLITYGSYIKEGSGLGGTSAMIALADTGVALLAGLMIFPIVFAVGLDPAAGPTLVFQTLPFAFQTMPGGALIGFLFFTLILVAAVTSSISLLEVPTAWGIGEMGWSRAKSALIFGVGAFVIGIFCLLGYNVLSDVRPLGFWPLFADTDILDTVDGFTGKVMLPIGALLTSIFVGWIADRNLVRATTGVSPPMFALWRVLIAWLCPIAVAAILVTGLFPSILGV; from the coding sequence ATGGTCGCCAGCACGACGACGGGTGAGGGTTGGTCCTCGCGTACGGCCTTTATTCTGGCGGCGGTGGGCGCCGCGGTCGGATTGGGGAATATCTGGCGCTTCCCGACGCTCGCGGGCGAAAGCGGGGGCGGGGCCTTCGTCATCGTCTATATCGCCTGCGTATTTTTGCTCGGCCTGCCTCTGGTTCTCGCGGAAATCTTCATCGGGCGCGCCGGGCAGACCGATGCGGTCGGATCGATCCGCAAGGTGGCGGCGCAATCGAAAGCCGGTCCGGGCTGGGCGATCTTCGGCGCGATCGGCGCGATCGCGGCCTTCCTGATCCTGTCCTTTTATTCGGTCGTCGCCGGCTGGGTGCTGTATTACGCAGGCGTGCTCGGCGCCGATTTCCTCCAGGCGATCGGCCAAGGCGATCCGTTCCGCGGCGCTTTGCAGGGCGAAAGCCAGGCGATGATCCAGGGCCGGTTGAGCGACATGTTCGCGAGCGTGCCGCTGCTCCTCGTCATGCATCTCGCCTTCATGGGCCTGACCGTCTTCATCATCGCGCGCGGCGTCCATTCGGGGATCGAGAAGGCCGCGACCTACCTGATGCCGATCTTCTTCGTCCTGCTCGTCGGCCTCGTGATCTATGGCGCGATCGAAGGCGATATCGGCGAAGCTTTCGCGTTTCTGTTCACGCCCGACTGGTCAAAGCTGACCCCGGCAGTGATCAATTCGGCGCTCGGCCAGGCGCTGTTCTCGCTCTCTCTGGGTGTGGCGGGTCTGATCACCTACGGCTCCTATATCAAGGAAGGCAGCGGGCTCGGCGGTACGTCGGCGATGATCGCGCTTGCCGATACCGGAGTGGCGTTGCTGGCGGGTCTGATGATCTTCCCGATCGTGTTCGCGGTCGGCCTCGATCCGGCGGCGGGGCCGACGCTCGTCTTCCAGACGCTGCCCTTCGCTTTCCAGACCATGCCGGGCGGGGCTCTGATCGGATTTCTGTTCTTCACCCTGATCCTCGTCGCGGCGGTCACCAGCTCGATTTCGCTGCTGGAGGTGCCGACCGCATGGGGCATCGGAGAAATGGGCTGGAGCCGCGCGAAATCCGCGCTGATCTTCGGCGTCGGTGCCTTCGTGATCGGGATCTTCTGCCTGCTCGGCTACAACGTCCTGTCGGATGTGCGCCCGCTGGGCTTCTGGCCGCTGTTCGCGGATACCGACATCCTCGACACGGTGGACGGGTTTACCGGCAAGGTCATGCTGCCGATCGGCGCCTTGCTGACATCGATCTTCGTCGGCTGGATCGCGGACCGCAATCTGGTCCGCGCGACCACCGGGGTGAGCCCGCCGATGTTCGCGCTGTGGCGCGTGCTGATCGCCTGGCTGTGCCCGATCGCGGTCGCGGCGATTCTCGTGACCGGACTTTTCCCCAGCATACTGGGGGTCTGA
- a CDS encoding amino acid permease — translation MIFDRVKPLDAILATAEKKALHRTLGGFQLMLFGIGCIIGTGIFVLTAAGAQKAGPGLMLAFAIAGAVCIVAALCYAEVASMIPVAGSAYTYSYASVGEFLAWTVGWALILEYAVAASAVSVGWSGYFSGTILNEFLGITLPPWLAAGPLALGGAPGGFINLPALVIAMLVTWLLMIGTSESAKVNAVLVLIKVTALTAFIVLTLTSADFDMARFNPFLPAGVFGGFGSGLGAVGAAATIFFAYVGFDAVSTAAEETKNPQRNVPIGLIGSLLFCTVFYILVAAGAIGTIGGQPIMGPGGIPFPAGSEELARQCALPAYSGALVCSDEALAHVLRQIGFSGIGNMLGIAAFLALPSVILVLIFAQTRIFFVMSRDGLLPERLSRVHPKWKTPHVVTMITGLIVALGAAFMPVGLLADYANAGTLYAFFMVAVAAMVLRVKDPHRHRSFRMPMVWVVAPLTVAGCLFLYLNLPLIAILVLPVWGAIGLVVYFGYSRSRSQLGRGVVEVVDEIGGEEKMVPIDPPTG, via the coding sequence ATGATTTTCGACAGAGTGAAACCGCTCGACGCCATTCTGGCGACGGCGGAGAAAAAGGCGCTGCACCGGACACTGGGCGGCTTCCAATTGATGCTGTTCGGCATCGGCTGCATCATCGGGACGGGTATCTTCGTCCTGACTGCGGCGGGCGCGCAGAAGGCGGGGCCGGGGCTGATGCTCGCCTTCGCCATTGCGGGCGCGGTCTGCATCGTGGCGGCGCTGTGCTATGCCGAGGTTGCCTCGATGATCCCGGTGGCGGGATCGGCCTACACTTATAGCTACGCCTCGGTCGGCGAATTTCTCGCCTGGACGGTGGGCTGGGCGCTGATCCTTGAATACGCCGTCGCGGCCAGCGCGGTTTCGGTCGGCTGGTCGGGCTATTTCTCGGGCACGATCCTCAATGAATTTCTCGGCATAACCCTGCCGCCATGGCTCGCGGCGGGTCCGCTGGCACTGGGCGGCGCGCCGGGCGGCTTCATCAACCTGCCGGCTCTCGTGATCGCCATGCTGGTCACCTGGCTGCTGATGATCGGCACCAGCGAAAGCGCCAAGGTCAATGCCGTGCTCGTCCTCATCAAGGTGACGGCGCTGACCGCCTTCATCGTGCTGACACTGACCAGCGCGGATTTCGACATGGCGCGGTTCAACCCCTTCCTGCCCGCAGGCGTATTTGGCGGCTTCGGTTCGGGGCTCGGCGCGGTGGGCGCGGCGGCTACGATCTTCTTCGCTTACGTGGGCTTCGATGCGGTCTCGACCGCGGCGGAAGAAACCAAGAATCCGCAGCGCAACGTACCGATCGGCCTGATTGGATCGCTGCTGTTCTGCACCGTGTTCTATATCCTCGTCGCGGCGGGCGCGATCGGCACGATCGGTGGGCAGCCGATCATGGGACCGGGTGGCATTCCCTTCCCGGCGGGGTCCGAAGAACTGGCGCGGCAATGCGCCCTGCCGGCCTATTCGGGTGCGCTGGTGTGTTCGGACGAGGCCTTGGCCCATGTCCTGCGCCAGATCGGTTTCTCGGGCATCGGCAACATGCTGGGGATCGCGGCCTTCCTCGCGCTGCCGTCGGTGATCCTGGTGCTGATCTTCGCGCAGACCCGCATCTTCTTCGTGATGAGCCGCGACGGGCTGCTTCCCGAGCGGTTGAGCAGGGTGCATCCGAAATGGAAGACGCCCCATGTGGTCACCATGATCACTGGGTTGATAGTGGCGCTGGGCGCGGCGTTCATGCCGGTGGGGCTGCTTGCGGATTACGCCAATGCGGGCACGCTTTATGCCTTCTTCATGGTGGCCGTCGCCGCGATGGTGCTGCGCGTGAAGGACCCGCATCGCCATCGCAGCTTCCGTATGCCGATGGTATGGGTGGTGGCGCCGCTGACGGTTGCGGGTTGCCTGTTCCTCTATCTCAACCTCCCGCTGATCGCGATCCTCGTCCTGCCCGTATGGGGCGCGATCGGGCTGGTGGTCTATTTCGGCTACAGCCGCAGCCGCAGCCAGCTGGGCCGCGGCGTGGTCGAAGTGGTGGACGAGATCGGAGGCGAGGAGAAAATGGTGCCGATCGATCCGCCGACCGGGTGA
- a CDS encoding pyridoxamine 5'-phosphate oxidase family protein: MKHAEGNPDELKTKFWKALADSSFLFLQNRDDSSSAVPMSPQLDKDANSSIWFFTHDKSSFKDGGPAVATFQSKGHDMFARFDGHLVRETSQERFDQFWNNFVEAWYEGGKDDPHIVFLRMDLGRAEIWDGDMSLLNVAKMALGMYVHDEAEEKHVKQTSL, from the coding sequence ATGAAGCACGCAGAAGGCAATCCCGACGAGCTCAAGACCAAATTCTGGAAGGCCCTGGCCGATTCCTCCTTCCTGTTCCTGCAGAACCGCGACGACAGCAGCAGCGCGGTCCCGATGAGCCCCCAGCTCGACAAGGATGCCAACAGCTCGATCTGGTTCTTCACGCACGACAAGAGCAGTTTCAAGGATGGCGGCCCGGCTGTGGCGACCTTCCAAAGCAAGGGCCACGACATGTTCGCCCGCTTCGACGGGCATCTGGTGCGTGAGACCAGCCAGGAACGCTTCGACCAGTTCTGGAACAATTTCGTCGAAGCCTGGTACGAAGGCGGCAAGGACGATCCCCACATCGTGTTCCTGCGCATGGATCTCGGCAGGGCGGAAATCTGGGACGGCGACATGAGCCTGCTCAATGTCGCGAAGATGGCGCTGGGCATGTATGTCCATGACGAGGCCGAGGAAAAGCACGTCAAGCAGACGTCGCTCTAA
- a CDS encoding Y-family DNA polymerase, protein MTRRILSLWLPALAMDRWRLAHVDELGGEDDTQPRVLISDTAHGPRIEAANRAGAMAGARRGMMLADARTLCPALLTAPADPAGNLAFLEQLAVWAMRWGPWSAMDPPDGLLVDVTAVPHLFGGEGGLLDDVHAGFARRKLALRSAIAPTAGSAWACAHYGRARTIVDGSRSDDAIRRALSDLPVAALRLDEDVLTVLRRLGIKRIGQLDAIEEEGAGRDAIQRRFRNRRSPAANPLIRLDQLLGRIPEPLLPVVPQQAPLVQRRLMEPIRHRTLLDTVLDDLALDMARELEGKALGARRLELGLWRVDGEVIVRRLEMAAATRDPAHICRLFAARLDDVDAGFGIEMLRLRASWAEPLALAQGDIEAAAEAHGTSLSACIDRLTVRLGAEAVARPVPFASHIPERAQRWHPPLEPEPSSQGLLEFHHRPLKLLDKAEKIAVLYATPDGYPKRFRWRGAVREVARVEGPERIAPEWWRERGSARLRDYYRIEDGAGCRYWIYRQGLIGDGRGGMPDWYLQGLCG, encoded by the coding sequence ATGACGCGCCGTATCCTGTCCCTCTGGCTTCCGGCGCTGGCGATGGATCGCTGGCGCCTCGCGCATGTCGATGAACTTGGGGGCGAAGACGATACCCAGCCGCGGGTCCTGATTTCGGACACCGCGCATGGCCCCCGGATCGAGGCGGCGAACCGCGCTGGCGCCATGGCGGGCGCGCGCAGGGGCATGATGCTGGCCGATGCGCGGACCTTGTGCCCCGCACTGCTGACCGCTCCCGCCGATCCCGCGGGCAATCTCGCCTTCCTCGAACAGCTCGCGGTCTGGGCGATGCGCTGGGGGCCGTGGTCGGCGATGGATCCGCCCGACGGGTTGCTGGTCGACGTCACCGCCGTGCCGCATCTGTTCGGGGGGGAGGGCGGGCTGCTGGACGACGTCCATGCCGGTTTCGCCCGCCGCAAGCTCGCCCTGCGCAGCGCCATCGCGCCGACCGCCGGCTCCGCCTGGGCCTGCGCGCATTACGGACGGGCGCGGACGATCGTGGACGGCTCCCGGAGCGATGACGCGATCAGGCGCGCTCTGTCCGACCTTCCCGTCGCCGCCTTGCGGCTCGACGAGGATGTGCTCACCGTGCTGCGCCGCCTCGGCATCAAGCGCATCGGGCAACTCGACGCGATCGAGGAGGAGGGGGCCGGGCGCGATGCGATCCAGCGGCGATTCCGCAACCGCAGATCGCCCGCCGCCAATCCGCTGATCCGGCTCGACCAATTGCTCGGCCGGATACCCGAACCGTTGCTGCCGGTCGTCCCCCAGCAGGCCCCGCTGGTGCAGCGCAGGCTGATGGAGCCGATCCGCCACCGCACTCTGCTCGACACCGTGCTCGACGATCTGGCGCTCGATATGGCACGCGAGCTGGAGGGCAAGGCGCTGGGCGCAAGGCGGCTCGAACTGGGCCTCTGGCGCGTCGATGGCGAGGTCATCGTCCGCCGCCTCGAAATGGCTGCGGCGACGCGCGATCCCGCGCATATCTGCCGCCTGTTCGCCGCCCGGCTCGACGATGTGGATGCGGGGTTCGGGATCGAGATGCTGCGCCTGCGCGCCAGCTGGGCCGAGCCGCTGGCTCTGGCGCAGGGCGATATCGAGGCCGCCGCCGAAGCGCACGGCACCTCGCTATCGGCCTGTATCGACCGGCTGACCGTCAGGCTGGGGGCGGAGGCGGTTGCGCGCCCGGTGCCCTTCGCCAGTCATATTCCCGAACGCGCCCAGCGCTGGCATCCGCCACTGGAGCCCGAACCGAGTTCGCAAGGTCTCTTGGAATTCCATCACAGGCCTCTGAAATTGCTGGACAAGGCCGAGAAGATCGCCGTGCTCTACGCCACCCCGGATGGCTATCCCAAGCGCTTTCGCTGGCGCGGCGCGGTGCGCGAGGTGGCGCGGGTGGAGGGGCCGGAACGGATCGCACCCGAATGGTGGCGCGAACGCGGCAGCGCGCGCCTGCGCGATTACTACCGGATCGAGGACGGGGCCGGATGCCGCTACTGGATCTACCGCCAGGGTCTGATCGGGGATGGGCGCGGGGGGATGCCGGATTGGTATTTGCAAGGTCTGTGCGGGTGA
- a CDS encoding alpha/beta fold hydrolase, protein MPNLTTRDGTRLRYKELGEGRPVVLIHGWPLSADSWDPIMMKLAENGYRAIAYDRRGFGHSDHAPKGYDYDTFSDDLADVMKETGANDDVALVGFSMGGGEIARYMSRHQGKGVSAAVLVSSVVPYMLKTDDNPDGVPQSTLDEMTKGMKTDFRHFFTGFFKDFYGDGVLSTKVSDEEKHWAWMTTMMASQYATLQSAGAFANTDFRPDLASFDVPTLVIHGTKDQTVPIDATGRQVAEKVPSATLIEYDGEPHAVFATQTERLGDDLLEFLGGAGSRKAMAEGGTIASA, encoded by the coding sequence ATGCCCAACCTCACAACCCGCGACGGAACGCGCCTGCGTTACAAAGAACTCGGCGAAGGCCGCCCGGTGGTCCTGATCCATGGCTGGCCGCTTTCGGCCGATAGCTGGGATCCGATCATGATGAAGCTGGCCGAGAACGGCTATCGCGCGATCGCCTATGACCGGCGCGGTTTCGGCCATTCGGATCATGCGCCCAAGGGCTACGATTACGACACTTTCTCCGACGATCTTGCCGACGTCATGAAGGAGACCGGCGCGAATGACGATGTCGCTCTGGTCGGCTTCTCGATGGGTGGCGGCGAGATCGCGCGCTATATGTCGCGCCATCAGGGCAAGGGCGTGAGTGCGGCGGTGCTGGTCAGTTCGGTCGTCCCCTATATGCTCAAGACCGATGACAATCCCGATGGCGTGCCGCAATCCACTCTCGACGAGATGACCAAGGGGATGAAGACGGACTTCCGCCATTTCTTCACCGGTTTCTTCAAGGATTTCTACGGTGACGGCGTGCTGTCCACCAAGGTCAGCGACGAGGAGAAGCACTGGGCCTGGATGACCACGATGATGGCAAGCCAGTATGCGACGCTGCAATCGGCGGGCGCGTTCGCCAACACCGATTTCCGGCCCGACCTTGCCAGCTTCGACGTGCCCACGCTGGTTATCCACGGCACCAAGGACCAGACCGTGCCGATCGATGCCACCGGGCGCCAGGTCGCGGAGAAAGTGCCGAGCGCGACGCTGATCGAATATGACGGTGAACCGCACGCCGTGTTCGCGACCCAGACCGAGCGATTGGGCGACGATCTGCTCGAATTTCTCGGCGGAGCGGGCAGCAGGAAGGCCATGGCCGAAGGCGGAACGATCGCGTCCGCCTGA